From a single Lolium rigidum isolate FL_2022 chromosome 7, APGP_CSIRO_Lrig_0.1, whole genome shotgun sequence genomic region:
- the LOC124672783 gene encoding mitochondrial import inner membrane translocase subunit TIM17-2-like, whose translation MGAVGGSIFHFAKGTYNSPNGARLAGGMQALRMNAPRIGGAFAVWGGLFSVFNCTAVFVRQKEDPWNSVIAGAATHGSLNLRRGLGAAARSAVFGGCLLALIEGVGIVLNNVVDESARPQPPVDDPNLAEKLEEARKHNGNRGELESLHTDPIPSFAYK comes from the coding sequence ATGGGCGCCGTGGGCGGCTCCATCTTCCACTTTGCCAAGGGCACCTACAACTCGCCCAACGGCGCGCGGCTCGCCGGCGGCATGCAGGCCCTGCGCATGAACGCGCCGCGGATCGGCGGGGCCTTCGCCGTCTGGGGCGGCCTCTTCTCCGTCTTCAACTGCACGGCGGTCTTCGTGCGCCAGAAGGAGGACCCCTGGAACTCCGtcatcgccggcgccgccacccacggCTCGCTCAACCTGCGCAGGGGACTCGGAGCCGCTGCTCGCTCCGCGGTGTTTGGCGGCTGTCTCCTCGCGCTCATCGAGGGTGTCGGCATCGTGCTCAATAACGTCGTCGACGAGTCCGCACGGCCACAACCGCCAGTCGACGACCCCAACCTGGCCGAGAAATTGGAGGAGGCGAGGAAGCACAATGGAAATCGGGGCGA
- the LOC124672785 gene encoding mitochondrial import inner membrane translocase subunit TIM17-2-like, which produces MPRSLSEEDPCPGRIVADAGGSFAVGAVGGSVFHFIKGVRSSPNGARMTGGLQALRMNAPRVGGSFAVWGGLFSAFNCTAVYVRQKDDPWNSIAAGAAAAGLLSVRQGLRAAAKSAATGAVLLALVEGMGLLANRVHAAQQNLLPVDDPAIAAQGGGVQGSSGHPRFGKEAEETKNSTDKGGLI; this is translated from the exons ATGCCGAGGTCTCTTTCGGAGGAGGACCCATGCCCAGGCCGCATCGTCGCCGACGCCGGCGGTTCTTTCGCCGTGGGCGCCGTGGGAGGCTCCGTCTTCCACTTCATCAAAGGCGTCCGCTCCTCGCCGAACGGCGCCAGGATGACCGGCGGCCTACAGGCCCTTCGCATGAACGCCCCGCGAGTCGGCGGGTCCTTCGCCGTCTGGGGCGGCCTCTTCTCCGCCTTCAACTGCACCGCCGTCTACGTTCGCCAGAAGGACGACCCCTGGAACtccatcgccgccggcgccgccgccgccggcctgctCTCCGTGCGCCAGGGCCTCAGAGCTGCTGCAAAGTCGGCGGCGACCGGCGCCGTCCTCCTCGCGCTCGTCGAGGGCATGGGCCTTC TAGCCAACCGCGTCCATGCCGCACAACAGAACCTACTGCCCGTCGACGACCCCGCCATTGCAGCACAAGGAGGCGGCGTCCAAGGCTCGAGCGGTCATCCTCgcttcggcaaggaagcggaggagaCGAAGAATTCCACGGACAAGGGTGGCTTGATTTGA
- the LOC124672784 gene encoding mitochondrial import inner membrane translocase subunit TIM17-2-like, which yields MGAVGGSVFHFAKGTYNSPNGARLAGGMQALRMNAPRIGGAFAVWGGLFSVFNCTAVFVRQKEDPWNSVIAGAATHGSLNLRRGLGAAARSAAFGGCLLALIEGVGIVLNHVVDESGRPQPPVDDPNLAEKLEEARKHNGNRGELESLHTDPIPSFAYK from the coding sequence ATGGGCGCCGTGGGCGGCTCCGTCTTCCACTTCGCCAAGGGCACCTACAACTCGCCCAACGGCGCGCGGCTCGCCGGCGGCATGCAGGCCCTGCGCATGAACGCGCCGCGGATCGGCGGGGCCTTCGCCGTCTGGGGCGGCCTCTTCTCCGTCTTCAACTGCACGGCCGTCTTCGTGCGCCAGAAGGAGGACCCCTGGAACTCCGtcatcgccggcgccgccacccacggCTCGCTCAACCTGCGCAGGGGACTCGGAGCCGCTGCTCGCTCCGCGGCGTTTGGCGGCTGTCTCCTCGCGCTCATCGAGGGTGTCGGCATCGTGCTCAACCACGTCGTCGACGAATCCGGACGGCCACAACCGCCAGTCGACGACCCCAACTTGGCCGAGAAATTGGAGGAGGCGAGGAAACACAATGGCAATCGGGGCGAGTTGGAGAGCCTTCACACGGATCCGATACCATCGTTCGCGTACAAGTGA